Sequence from the Sphingomonas sp. SORGH_AS_0950 genome:
GTCAGCCATCAGGTCGCCCGGCTGGAGGAGGAACTGCGTGTCGCGCTGCTCAAGCGCACCACGCGCAAGCTGCACCTGACCGATGCCGGGCGGCGCTTCCACGAACGCGCGATGGCGATCCTGCGCGATGCGGACGATGCGTTCGCCGAGGCGGCGCAGGGGGTGGAGACGCCGACCGGCACGCTGACGGTGACGGCGCCCAGCGATTATGGCCGGGCGGTGGTCGCGCCCGCCATGGCGGCATTCCTCGCGCGCTTTCCGGCCGTCCGGGCCGAGGTGACGTTCGACGACGCCGTCCTCGATCTGATCGATGCGGAGGTCGATGTCGCCATCCGGCTCGGCTGGTTGCCGGACAGCGGGTTGCAGATGCGTCGGCTGGGCAGCTTTCGCCAGTTGCTGGTCTGCACGCCCGATATGGCGCGTCGCGCCGTGGACGCCCTGTCGCCGGACGCGCTTGGGGCGATGCCATGGATCGGCAACCGGCTGCTGCGTCATCCGCTCGACTGGACATTTTCCAGGGATGGGGAGGAGCGTCGCTGCACCGGGTCGCCCGTCGTGATGGCGGACAAGACGCCCGCCACCCATGCCTGTGTCCTGGCCGGGTGCGGGCTGGCCGTGCTGCCGGACTTCGTGGTCGCGGCGGACCTGGCGGCGGGACGGCTCGTCCATCTGCTTCCCCAATGGTCGCTGCCGGACGGAGGCGTCCATGCGGTCTTCCCCGAGGCGCGGTTCCGGTCGGCGCGGGTGCGGCATTTCATCGACGTGCTCGCGGACATCGAGCGCAGGCGATCGGCCTAGCCCGGCTCAGCGGCCTGCGGTGCGGAAAATGGCACGCAGCGGCGCCAGCATGTTGCGATGGTCGACACGCGCGCGTTCGGGCGTTCGCCCCAGCCGGGTCGACAGCCGCCGATGCGCTGTGCCGAGCGCGTGATAGGGGACCGATGGCAACAGATGATGCAGCGCGTGATAGCGAAGACCGACCGGCGCCCAGAGCGCGGGCAGCAGCGCGGGGGGCGGCACATTGACCGAATCCAGATATTGCGCGGTCAGGCTCATCGGCGCGCCCGCCTCATTCTCCCACAGATGCGCGACGAGCGTGCGGAACTGGTTGATGACCGCCAGGCCCGAGCCGAGGAGGAGCGCCAGCCCCGCCTGTGTCACGCCGACGGTTCCGGTGGCGACCAGCAGGATGACCGCGATGGCCCATGCGCTGGCCGCGATTTCGAGGCGGAGCCATTCGCGACGCGCTTGTCCTTGCGGCTCGGTCCGGCGAAAGGCCGGGTTGATCGCCAGCGCGGAATAGCGGGCGACGGTCGCCCGGCGCAGGCGGGCGTTGGCGATGCCGAGCGGCGCCAGCAGGCCGAAGCGGATCAGCAGGCCCAGCGGGGCCAACCCCGCCGCCACGAGGAAGAGGACCAGATGCTGCGGCCGCATCGACGCCAGCGGCAGATATTCCGGGTCGCGCGTCGTGCCATAAATGGGTCGGGCATGATGCCGGACATGGACGTCGTCATAGAGGAAGGACGGGGTCAGCAACGGAATGCCGAACAGGAGATTCCAGGCGACGGCGAACCCCGGAAGCTGCGACCGGCGAAGATGCGCCAGTTCGTGGATGAAGCTGAGCCCGCGATAAAAGGCGAGCATGGCGACCAGGCCCAGGACGATCGTCGCGCCGCCGAACGGAAGCCGCATCACGCCCGCAAGGCTGGCATAGGCCACCATGGCGGTCAGCAGCAGGTCGGCCCAATAGATGCGCGGATCGGGCCGCATGAGGTCGCGGCCGATCGCGGCGGCCGCCGCCAGCAATTCGCGATCCTCGGGGCGCTGCGCCATCGGGTCATCCATGAAGCGTTTTCCAGCGCGATACGAAGGCGGCCGCCCGAACGGCCACATCCGCGGCCGTGTCGCCGGGGCGGTAGAGCGCGCCGCCCAGCCCGAAGCCATCGGCACCCGCCGCGACATAGCGGGCAAGGTCCTCGGGCTCGATGCCGCCCGTCGGACAGAGCGGAACGCCGGGGCCGATCACCGTGCGGAACGCCTTCACCGCGCTCGGCGGGATCATCTCCGCCGGATAGAGTTTCAGCCCGTCGGCCCCGGCGTCCAGCGCCGCGAACGCCTCGGTGGGCGTGGCGACGCCGGGCAGGGTGACGAGTCCGCGCGCACAGGCGGCGGCGATCAGCGCGGGATCGCCATGGGGCGTGACCATCAGGCGGCCCCCCGCCTCGATCAGCCGGTCGAGCTGGTCGATCCGACGCACGGTCCCCGCGCCGACGATCGCGCCTTGTCCCCATCGCCTGGCCAGACGCGCGATGCTGTCGAATGGATCGGGCGAGGTGAGCGGCACCTCGATCAACCGGAAGCCCGCCTCGACCAGCGCGTCGCCGATCGCCTCGACCTCCGCCGGTGCGATCCCGCGCAGGATTGCGACCAGGGGAAGGTCCGCCATGATCTCGGAAAAAAGCGTCTTCATGCCGCCATCCTCACATCGGTGGTCGACCAGGTCGTATCGCTGTTCATGTCACGCGCTCCGTCGCAGCGTTCGGGGTCAGGGGAGGAGCCAGTGGCGGATGAGGCTGGCGACGATGCCGAGCGTCAGCACGCTCGCCAGCCAGATCGCGGCCATCCAGCCGAGGCGGCGCCACAGCGGCGCGGGGGGCTGGCCGACCATCAGTGATAGCCCTCGGTGACGGTCTTCCCGCGAAACACATAATAGGCCCATGCCGTGTAGGTGATGATGATCGGCAGGATGAAGACGGTGCCGACCAGCATGAAGATCTGGCTCTTCTCCGGTGCGGCGGTGTCCCAGATGGTCAGCGCGCGGGGCACGATATAGGGGAACATGCTGATGCCCAGGCCGACAAAGCCCAGCGCGAACAGGATGAGCGTGACCAGGAAGGGCAATGTCTCGCGACCGCGCTTCAGGCTCCAGAAGAAGATGAAGCCGAAGACGATCGTGGCCAGCGGCACCTGCGCGGTGAAGAGGACACCCGGCATCCGGAACCAGCGGTGCCAATAGTCGATCGCCAGGAACGGCGTCGCGGCACTGACCGCCGCCATGGCGACGAGCGTGGCGATGCCGAGGCGGAACGCCATGCGGCGCGCATGGTCCTGAACGTCGCCATGCGTCTTGCCGATCAGCCAGCTCGCGCCCAGCAGGGCGTAACCCGCCAGCAGCGCGATGCCGGTCAACAGGCTGAACGGCGACAACCAGTCGAACGAACCGCCCGCATAGGCCCGGCCCGCGACCCGGATGCCCTGCAACACCGCGCCCAGCATCACGCCCTGGGCCAGCGTCGCCACCACCGAACCGCCGCAAAAGGCGACGTCCCAAAAGGCCCGGTGCCGGGGGTCGCGCCAACGAAACTCGAAGGCGACGCCGCGAAAGATCAGGCCGAGCACCATCGCGATGACGAGCGGATAGGTGGCGGGCAGGATGATCGCATAGGCCAGCGGAAAGGCCGCCATCAGGCCGCCGCCGCCCAGCACCAGCCAGGTCTCGTTCCCGTCCCAGACCGGCGCGATCGAATTCATCGCCTGATCGCGCTCTTCGCCGACCTTCAGCGTCGGAAACAGGATTCCGATGCCCAGGTCGAAGCCGTCCATGACGACATAGGCGAACACGGCGAAGGCGATGATGAACGCCCAGATGGTGGCGAGATCATAATCGTAGAACATTGCCGGTCACTCCTTGTCGAGCGCAGGGGCGGGGGTGATGCCCGCCGCGCGTTGCGGGGTGGAGGCGGGCTCGGTCTCGTGCGCCTCCGGCGGCTTGGCCATCAGGCGGAGCAGGTAATAGGTGCCCGCCCCGAAGACGACGAAATACACGACCACGAAGGTCAGCAGCGACGTCGCGACCGCCGATGCCCTGAGCGGCGAATGCGACTGGGCGGTCAGCAGATAGCCATAGACGGTGAAGGGCTGGCGGCCGACTTCGGTCGTGATCCAGCCCGCGATCACCGCGACGAAGCCGGACGGCCCCATGGCGATCGCGAGGCGGTGCAGCGGCGTCCAGTCATAGAGCTTGCGACGGAACCGGGCCGCCAGGCTCGCCAGCCCCAGCAACAGCATGACCATGCCCAGCCCGACCATCACGCGAAACGACCAGAACAGGATCGCCACGGGCGGCTCGCGGTCGTCGGCGACGGTGTCCAGACCGGCGAGCGGCGCATTAAGATCGTGCTTCAGGACGAGCGAGGACGCCTTGGGCACCTCTATCGCATAGTCGATATGCTTCGTGGCCGGGTTCGGAATGCCGAACAGGATCAGCGGCGCGCCGTCGGGATGGCTGTCATAATGCCCCTCCATCGCCATGATCTTGGCCGGCTGATGCTCCAGCGTGTTCAGCCCGTGCGCGTCGCCCGCCAGGATCTGGGCGGGGGCGGCGATCGCGACCATCCACATCGCCATCGAGAACATCTTGCGCGCGCCCGGATTGGTCCGGTCCTTCAACAGGTGCCACCCGCCCACCGCGCCGACGACAAGCGAGGTGGTGAGATAGGCGGCGATGACGACGTGCAGCAGGCGATAGGGGAAGCTGGGGTTGAAGATGATCGGAAGCCACGACCCGGCGGGGACGAACTGCCCCTGCGCGTTGATCGCGAACCCGGTCGGGGTGTGCATCCAGCTGTTGGTGCTGATGATCCAGGTGGCGGAAATGAAGGTGCCGAGCGCCACCATGCAGGTCGCGAAGAAATGGAGCCGCGGCCCGACCTTGGTGATGCCGAACAGCATGACGCCCAGGAACCCCGCCTCCAGGAAGAAGGCGGTCAGCACTTCATAGGCCATGAGCGGGCCGACGATGGGCCCCGCCTTTTCGGAGAAGACCGACCAGTTGGTGCCGAACTGGTAGGACATGACGATGCCCGACACCACGCCCATGCCGAAGGCCACGGCGAAGATCTTCAGCCAATAGCGATAGAGATTGGCATAGACGCCGCGTCCGGTCCGCAGCCAAAGCCCCTCCAGCACCATCAGGAAACTGGCCAGCCCGATCGAAAAGGCCGGGAATATGAAGTGGAAGGAAACCGTGAACGCGAATTGCGCACGGGCCAGTAACAGGGCTTGGTCACCCATGGCGAACTCCTTGTCTCGGGCGCGCCGTCGGGGCGCGTGACAACACGGCATGGCTTTCGCCACGCGGCAAAGAAAATGCGTCGGTGCGTTCGGTCCGGCGGACCGGATCGGATCAAATCAACTCAGATCAGCGATATCTTTCGCGTGGCGTCCGGCGCGATCATCGCACCGAGCAACCGCAAGCCTCGCTCCAGCCGGTCGTGGGACAGCATCCCGCCGATCGACACCCGCAGCGCCGAGGACACCGCCGAACGATCGACCGCAAAGGCCTCGCCGGGGATGGCCGACAGGCCATGCGGACGGACCGTCTGCGCGATCGATCCGGCGTCCGCATCGGCGGGCAGCGGAACCCAAAGATGATAGCCTTCGTCCTGCATATGATAGCTCCCCTTGGGCAGGCATTTGCGCACCATCGCCTGGCGGGCCTGCGCCTCCCTTCGCACCGCCGCCACCAGGCGCGCGAAGGTGTCGCCGCCCGCCCAGTCCGCGACCGCCGCGGCATTGAGGGGCGGGGCCATGATCGCGGTTTCGTGCATGTCCGCCGCCAGTCGCCAGGCCTTGGCGATGTCGGGCACATGCAGCCAGGCGACGCGCAGGCCCGGCGACAGGATTTTCGACACGCTGGCGATATGCCATGTCCGGTCGGGGGCGAAGGATGCGATCGGCGCGAGCGGCCGTTCCGGCAGCAGTCCATAGGCGTCGTCCTCGATCACCATCAGCCCGTGCCGCTCCGCCACCTCGGCGATGGCGCGGCGACGATCCAGGCCCATGGTCGCGGTCGTCGGATTGTCGTTGGTCGGCACGATATAGACGGCGCGTATCGTTCCCGCGCGGCAGGCGGCGTCCAGCGCGTCGGGGAGCATCCCCTGGGCATCCACCGAAACCGGCTGGAGCAGCACGCCGTAGCGCCGCGCCAGAGCCAGGAGGCCCGGATAGGCGAACGGCGCCACCGCCACGCGATCGCCCGCCGCCAACTCGGCCCCGAAAAACGCATGCAGCGCCTGTTGGCCACCGGCGGCGAGCAGGACCATGTCCTCCTGCGTGGCGATGCCGCGCCGCCGCAGCAACGCCGCCCCGGCTTCGCGCAGCGACGGCAGGCCGCCGGTCGGCTGATACTGGAACAGCGCGCCGCCGTCCGGCCCGCCGAGCAGGGCGGCGGTCGTCTGGCGAAAGGCATCGACCAGCTCTCCACCGGGGAGTTCGGGCGGCGCATTCATGCCCGGATCGATCCGCTCGACCAAAG
This genomic interval carries:
- a CDS encoding LysR family transcriptional regulator — protein: MDAPNLNRLRYFTATVETGSFTRAAERLGVAKTVVSHQVARLEEELRVALLKRTTRKLHLTDAGRRFHERAMAILRDADDAFAEAAQGVETPTGTLTVTAPSDYGRAVVAPAMAAFLARFPAVRAEVTFDDAVLDLIDAEVDVAIRLGWLPDSGLQMRRLGSFRQLLVCTPDMARRAVDALSPDALGAMPWIGNRLLRHPLDWTFSRDGEERRCTGSPVVMADKTPATHACVLAGCGLAVLPDFVVAADLAAGRLVHLLPQWSLPDGGVHAVFPEARFRSARVRHFIDVLADIERRRSA
- a CDS encoding fatty acid desaturase, translated to MAQRPEDRELLAAAAAIGRDLMRPDPRIYWADLLLTAMVAYASLAGVMRLPFGGATIVLGLVAMLAFYRGLSFIHELAHLRRSQLPGFAVAWNLLFGIPLLTPSFLYDDVHVRHHARPIYGTTRDPEYLPLASMRPQHLVLFLVAAGLAPLGLLIRFGLLAPLGIANARLRRATVARYSALAINPAFRRTEPQGQARREWLRLEIAASAWAIAVILLVATGTVGVTQAGLALLLGSGLAVINQFRTLVAHLWENEAGAPMSLTAQYLDSVNVPPPALLPALWAPVGLRYHALHHLLPSVPYHALGTAHRRLSTRLGRTPERARVDHRNMLAPLRAIFRTAGR
- a CDS encoding 2-dehydro-3-deoxy-6-phosphogalactonate aldolase; translated protein: MKTLFSEIMADLPLVAILRGIAPAEVEAIGDALVEAGFRLIEVPLTSPDPFDSIARLARRWGQGAIVGAGTVRRIDQLDRLIEAGGRLMVTPHGDPALIAAACARGLVTLPGVATPTEAFAALDAGADGLKLYPAEMIPPSAVKAFRTVIGPGVPLCPTGGIEPEDLARYVAAGADGFGLGGALYRPGDTAADVAVRAAAFVSRWKTLHG
- a CDS encoding DUF2474 domain-containing protein, translating into MVGQPPAPLWRRLGWMAAIWLASVLTLGIVASLIRHWLLP
- the cydB gene encoding cytochrome d ubiquinol oxidase subunit II, with translation MFYDYDLATIWAFIIAFAVFAYVVMDGFDLGIGILFPTLKVGEERDQAMNSIAPVWDGNETWLVLGGGGLMAAFPLAYAIILPATYPLVIAMVLGLIFRGVAFEFRWRDPRHRAFWDVAFCGGSVVATLAQGVMLGAVLQGIRVAGRAYAGGSFDWLSPFSLLTGIALLAGYALLGASWLIGKTHGDVQDHARRMAFRLGIATLVAMAAVSAATPFLAIDYWHRWFRMPGVLFTAQVPLATIVFGFIFFWSLKRGRETLPFLVTLILFALGFVGLGISMFPYIVPRALTIWDTAAPEKSQIFMLVGTVFILPIIITYTAWAYYVFRGKTVTEGYH
- a CDS encoding cytochrome ubiquinol oxidase subunit I — translated: MGDQALLLARAQFAFTVSFHFIFPAFSIGLASFLMVLEGLWLRTGRGVYANLYRYWLKIFAVAFGMGVVSGIVMSYQFGTNWSVFSEKAGPIVGPLMAYEVLTAFFLEAGFLGVMLFGITKVGPRLHFFATCMVALGTFISATWIISTNSWMHTPTGFAINAQGQFVPAGSWLPIIFNPSFPYRLLHVVIAAYLTTSLVVGAVGGWHLLKDRTNPGARKMFSMAMWMVAIAAPAQILAGDAHGLNTLEHQPAKIMAMEGHYDSHPDGAPLILFGIPNPATKHIDYAIEVPKASSLVLKHDLNAPLAGLDTVADDREPPVAILFWSFRVMVGLGMVMLLLGLASLAARFRRKLYDWTPLHRLAIAMGPSGFVAVIAGWITTEVGRQPFTVYGYLLTAQSHSPLRASAVATSLLTFVVVYFVVFGAGTYYLLRLMAKPPEAHETEPASTPQRAAGITPAPALDKE
- a CDS encoding PLP-dependent aminotransferase family protein, whose product is MQSWTPDIDSSSGPKYLAIADALARDIEAGMLGPGDRLPPQRALAETLGVDLTTVTRAYGEAQRLGLIEGDGRRGSFVREQPVRSAAPDMARPPLVERIDPGMNAPPELPGGELVDAFRQTTAALLGGPDGGALFQYQPTGGLPSLREAGAALLRRRGIATQEDMVLLAAGGQQALHAFFGAELAAGDRVAVAPFAYPGLLALARRYGVLLQPVSVDAQGMLPDALDAACRAGTIRAVYIVPTNDNPTTATMGLDRRRAIAEVAERHGLMVIEDDAYGLLPERPLAPIASFAPDRTWHIASVSKILSPGLRVAWLHVPDIAKAWRLAADMHETAIMAPPLNAAAVADWAGGDTFARLVAAVRREAQARQAMVRKCLPKGSYHMQDEGYHLWVPLPADADAGSIAQTVRPHGLSAIPGEAFAVDRSAVSSALRVSIGGMLSHDRLERGLRLLGAMIAPDATRKISLI